Proteins from a genomic interval of Corvus moneduloides isolate bCorMon1 chromosome 6, bCorMon1.pri, whole genome shotgun sequence:
- the CEND1 gene encoding cell cycle exit and neuronal differentiation protein 1, with protein sequence MDSKGNVRSGSKPDAKAASSGKPEKPNPGPATNADKKEAPKEQPAPATATKKAGGDAAVANNHSNLKPSPAATEMQEASGQSPDSDHKGNSSEESPGSFFDNMKPLIIVGGVAVAALAVIVGVAFLARKK encoded by the coding sequence ATGGATTCCAAAGGCAACGTCCGAAGTGGAAGCAAACCCGATGCCAAGGCCGCCAGCTCCGGGAAGCCAGAAAAGCCCAACCCTGGTCCTGCCACAAATGCAGACAAGAAGGAGGCCCCCAAAgagcagcctgctcctgccacagccaccaAGAAGGCAGGTGGTGACGCCGCTGTCGCCAACAACCACAGCAACCTGAAACCCAGCCCCGCCGCCACAGAGATGCAGGAGGCCAGTGGCCAGTCCCCTGACTCTGACCACAAGGGAAACAGCTCCGAGGAGTCACCGGGCAGCTTCTTCGACAACATGAAGCCCTTGATCATCGTCGGAGGAGTGGCGGTGGCTGCGCTGGCTGTGATTGTGGGAGTGGCATTCCTAGCCCGGAAAAAATGA